A single genomic interval of Scylla paramamosain isolate STU-SP2022 chromosome 4, ASM3559412v1, whole genome shotgun sequence harbors:
- the LOC135099962 gene encoding uncharacterized protein LOC135099962 produces the protein MSIKLEDMLTVVKPPPQALDLFRTKIKCKEDFDKAFEKVPEYKIRPEKVRPDDVMGEGPGGWRATHDRGEDLPEPAYADPLPPSMRGLNMDEFYEVDIDWRMLTTARPKNRCEEEIFSRYVEMGRLQLQRLREEAEKMAEGKDWTGRIVKVVPGKGSLPETRLPTCRECGEELCEGLCKDYLYMNYTRVQTEEKKDDDESGLDVDDMDNTKQKGKKKRKTKRRKKKKKKEVDHADGDADDEEE, from the exons ATGTCGATCAAGCTGGAGGACATGCTGACGGTGGTGAAGCCGCCACCCCAGGCCCTCGATCTCTTCCGCACCAAGATAAAGTGTAAAGAGGACTTCGACAAGGCATTCGAAAAAGTTCCGGAATATAAAATACGGCCCGAGAag GTGCGGCCAGACGACGTGATGGGCGAGGGGCCTGGGGGGTGGCGGGCAACCCACGACAGGGGTGAGGATCTCCCCGAGCCTGCCTACGccgaccccctccccccctctatGCGGGGACTCAACATGGACGAATTCTACGAG GTTGACATAGACTGGAGGATGCTGACCACTGCCCGCCCAAAGAATCGGTGCGAGGAGGAGATCTTTTCCAG GTACGTGGAAATGGGTCGCCTGCAGCTTCAGCGCCTGCGGGAGGAAGCTGAAAAGATGGCGGAGGGCAAGGACTGGACGGGACGCATAGTCAAG GTGGTGCCAGGTAAAGGGTCGCTGCCGGAGACTCGCCTGCCCACGTGTCGAGAGTGCGGTGAGGAGCTGTGTGAGGGCCTCTGCAAGGACTACCTCTACATGAACTACACTCGCGTCCAG acagaggagaagaaggacgacGACGAGTCAGGGCTGGACGTGGATGACATGGACAACACGAAgcaaaaggggaagaaaaaaaggaagactaagaggagaaagaaaaaaaagaaaaaagaagtcgATCACGCAGACGGCGACGCTGACGATGAAgaagagtga